One region of Solanum pennellii chromosome 6, SPENNV200 genomic DNA includes:
- the LOC107022328 gene encoding uncharacterized protein LOC107022328 produces MKNQMLLSFNPDDAVGIISQAIKELYKDSYPTWGKFPSNLKRQIFLEFRKKCAWRPEHEAKICANFHKKATHTLASLFNKARRDNNKPSWVLPEDWAKLLVHWKYDPRFMQMSEIGKKARSSTKGGSLHTSGAQSQGSVRRKLEKELGRPITQAEAFKATHIRKKKNPEDPDVWVEPRAEVTYNRYLQALEDLQQNLPEKNRGMPLTQEQDERVWLDLTCGPSRYGYAYGMPHKTFREFSSEFEGLNSSNHDKSMKKNLAMEKKIVELSSQAEESRARERRLELQFAGFKAQFDALLASGGIPPCSGDVTFPPRPPQSQPTQYPMYGQQRNMTHESSSDEESDR; encoded by the exons atgaaaaacCAGATGTTGTTG AGTTTCAATCCAGATGATGCTGTGGGGATCATTTCTCAGGCAATCAAAGAACTCTATAAAGATTCTTATCCTACATGGGGCAAGTTCCCTAGCAATCTCAAGAGACAAATATTTTTGGAGTTCAGG AAAAAATGTGCTTGGCGTCCGGAACATGAGGCCAAAATTTGTGCAAACTTTCACAAGAAAGCAACGCATACTCTTGCTAGTTTGTTTAATAAAGCTCGTAGAGATAATAACAAACCTAGTTGGGTTCTACCGGAGGATTGGGCAAAATTACTTGTGCATTGGAAATATGATCCAAGATTTATGCAGATGAGTGAGATCGGTAAAAAGGCAAGATCATCTACTAAGGGTGGTTCTCTACACACAAGTGGGgctcaaagtcaaggaagtgtGAGGAGGAAATTG gaAAAGGAACTAGGAAGACCGATAACTCAAGCTGAGGCATTTAAGGCAACACACattagaaagaagaaaaatcctGAAGATCCAGACGTGTGGGTTGAACCGCGAGCTGAAGTGACCTAT AATCGATATCTTCAAGCTTTGGAGGATTTACAACAAAATCTACCGGAAAAAAATCGAGGTATGCCACTTACTCAAGAACAGGATGAGAGAGTTTGGTTAGACTTGACTTGTGGGCCGAGTAGATATGGGTATGCATATGGAATGCCGCATAAAACCTTTCGTGAATTTTCTTCTGAGTTTGAAGGCCTAAATAGTTCAAATCATGATAAATCGATGAAGAAAAATTTGGCTATGGAGAAAAAGATTGTTGAGCTATCTAGCCAAGCCGAAGAATCACGGGCTAGGGAAAGGCGGTTGGAATTACAGTTTGCGGGTTTTAAGGCTCAATTCGATGCATTACTTGCTTCAGGAGGGATTCCCCCTTGTTCTGGTGATGTCACTTTCCCTCCTCGACCTCCTCAATCTCAACCTACTCAATATCCAATGTATGGTCAACAAAGAAATATGACACATGAGTCTAGtagtgatgaagaaagtgatAGATAA
- the LOC107021462 gene encoding wound-induced protein 1-like, producing MRILTGTANSDHYFFKFIPQSIDAFGSTVLVEGCDPDHSITWVHAWTVNDGIITQVREYFNTSLTVTRLDNSNNNNCPSSDLSSIAATRHCPSLWESSLPNRVGKSVPGLVLAL from the coding sequence ATGCGCATACTAACTGGTACTGCCAACTCCGATCACTATTTCTTCAAATTCATTCCTCAAAGTATTGACGCCTTTGGATCTACTGTCCTTGTCGAAGGTTGCGATCCTGATCACTCTATTACTTGGGTTCACGCTTGGACTGTTAATGATGGGATAATTACTCAGGTTAGGGAGTATTTCAATACCTCTCTCACAGTCACTCGACTtgacaatagtaataataataattgccCTTCATCGGATTTGTCGTCCATTGCTGCTACACGGCATTGCCCTTCTCTTTGGGAGAGTAGTTTACCGAATCGGGTGGGTAAGTCGGTTCCGGGTCTTGTTCTCGCTCTCTGA